Proteins encoded together in one Oxalobacteraceae sp. CFBP 8761 window:
- a CDS encoding branched-chain amino acid ABC transporter permease produces the protein METFIQQLLNGLVLGSMYALVALGYTMVYGVLNLINFAHGDVLMIGAMIGLTILQLLEAYVPGLPGYVQLALAILGAIPVTMLVNILIERIAYRRLRNAPRLAPLITAIGISILLQTFAMMIWGRSPLPFPQLLSSEPIMIGGAMISQTQVLLLVLAALAMGSLVLLVERTRMGRAMRAVAENPRVAGLMGIDTNRVIVATFAIGAALAAVAGVMWGANYASITFTMGVLPGLKAFCAAVLGGIGNIYGAMIGGLVLGIIEALGAGYIGDLTGGFLGSHYQDIFAFVVLILVLTLRPSGIMGERVADRA, from the coding sequence ATGGAAACCTTTATCCAACAACTACTGAACGGGCTCGTGCTCGGCAGTATGTATGCGCTGGTCGCGCTCGGCTACACGATGGTGTACGGCGTCCTCAACCTGATCAATTTCGCCCACGGCGACGTGTTGATGATCGGCGCAATGATCGGCCTGACCATCCTGCAATTGCTTGAAGCTTATGTGCCTGGCCTGCCTGGCTATGTACAGCTGGCACTCGCGATCCTTGGCGCCATTCCCGTCACCATGCTGGTCAATATCCTGATCGAACGCATTGCCTACCGCCGCCTGCGCAATGCACCGCGCCTGGCGCCGTTGATCACGGCCATCGGCATCTCGATCCTGCTGCAAACGTTCGCGATGATGATCTGGGGCCGCAGCCCGTTGCCGTTCCCGCAGTTGCTGTCGTCCGAACCGATCATGATCGGCGGCGCCATGATCTCGCAGACCCAGGTCTTGCTGCTCGTGCTGGCCGCGCTGGCGATGGGCAGCCTCGTGCTGCTGGTCGAGCGTACGCGAATGGGCCGCGCAATGCGCGCCGTGGCCGAAAACCCGCGTGTGGCTGGCCTGATGGGCATCGATACGAACCGCGTGATCGTCGCCACCTTCGCCATCGGCGCGGCGCTGGCCGCCGTGGCCGGCGTCATGTGGGGCGCCAACTACGCGTCGATCACGTTCACGATGGGCGTGCTGCCGGGCCTGAAGGCATTCTGCGCCGCAGTGCTGGGCGGGATCGGCAATATCTATGGCGCCATGATCGGTGGCCTCGTGCTGGGCATCATCGAAGCGCTGGGCGCCGGCTATATCGGCGACCTGACCGGTGGCTTCCTCGGCAGCCACTACCAGGACATCTTCGCCTTCGTGGTGCTGATCCTCGTGTTGACCCTGCGCCCGTCCGGCATCATGGGCGAACGCGTGGCCGACCGCGCTTAA
- the rpmG gene encoding 50S ribosomal protein L33, with product MAKTGRDKIKLESTAGTGHFYTTTKNKRTMPAKMEITKFDPKARKHVIYKETKIK from the coding sequence ATGGCAAAAACTGGCCGCGACAAAATCAAGCTGGAATCGACTGCAGGCACGGGTCACTTCTACACCACCACCAAGAACAAGCGCACGATGCCGGCGAAAATGGAAATTACCAAATTCGACCCTAAGGCACGTAAGCACGTGATCTACAAAGAAACCAAGATCAAGTAA
- a CDS encoding ABC transporter ATP-binding protein yields MKSETILQISGLKVAYGGIKAVKGIDLQVARGELVTLIGANGAGKTTTLKAITGTLPPCKVEGDISYLGQPLRGTQSFRMVQQKLAMVPEGRGVFTRMSIHENLLMGAYTRNDKAGIDADIEKWYSVFPRLKERAAQLAGTLSGGEQQMLAMARALMCHPTLLLLDEPSMGLSPIMVEKIFEVIRDVSQQGITILLVEQNAKLALQAAHRGYVMESGEVTMTGNARDMLTDPRVQAAYLGE; encoded by the coding sequence ATGAAGAGTGAAACGATCCTGCAAATATCGGGTCTGAAGGTGGCGTATGGCGGCATCAAGGCGGTCAAGGGGATCGATCTGCAAGTGGCGCGCGGCGAACTGGTTACACTGATTGGCGCGAATGGCGCCGGCAAGACCACGACCCTGAAGGCCATCACCGGCACGCTGCCGCCATGCAAGGTCGAAGGCGACATCAGCTACCTGGGGCAGCCGCTGCGCGGTACGCAGTCGTTCCGCATGGTCCAGCAAAAGCTGGCCATGGTGCCGGAAGGGCGGGGCGTGTTCACCCGCATGTCGATTCACGAAAACCTGTTGATGGGCGCCTACACGCGCAATGACAAGGCCGGCATCGACGCCGATATCGAAAAATGGTACAGCGTGTTCCCGCGCCTGAAGGAACGTGCGGCCCAGTTGGCGGGGACGCTTTCGGGCGGCGAGCAGCAGATGCTGGCAATGGCGCGCGCGCTGATGTGCCATCCGACGCTGCTGTTGCTCGACGAGCCGTCGATGGGCCTGTCGCCGATCATGGTCGAAAAGATTTTCGAGGTGATCCGCGATGTATCGCAGCAGGGCATCACGATCCTGCTGGTCGAGCAGAATGCCAAGCTGGCGCTGCAGGCCGCGCACCGCGGCTATGTGATGGAGTCGGGCGAGGTCACCATGACTGGCAATGCGCGCGACATGCTGACCGATCCGCGCGTGCAGGCGGCGTATCTGGGCGAATAA
- the rpmB gene encoding 50S ribosomal protein L28 has product MARVCQVTGKGVMVGNNVSHANNKTKRRFLPNLQNRRIYVESENRWVSLRLSNAGLRLIDKLGIDAVLVDMRARGEKV; this is encoded by the coding sequence ATGGCACGTGTTTGCCAAGTAACCGGCAAGGGTGTGATGGTTGGTAACAACGTCTCCCACGCTAACAACAAAACGAAGCGTCGTTTCCTGCCTAACCTGCAGAATCGTCGTATCTACGTCGAATCGGAAAACCGCTGGGTTTCGCTGCGTTTGTCGAACGCCGGCCTGCGCCTGATTGACAAGCTCGGCATCGATGCCGTGCTGGTCGACATGCGTGCTCGTGGCGAAAAAGTTTAA
- the ispH gene encoding 4-hydroxy-3-methylbut-2-enyl diphosphate reductase — MENEILLAQPRGFCAGVDRAIEIVERALTQFGAPIYVRHEIVHNAYVVADLRTKGAIFIEQLEDVPPGNTLVFSAHGVSKAVRADAEARGLTIFDATCPLVTKVHVEVAKMRKLGAEIIMIGHDGHPEVEGTMGQAEEGMHLVETVADVENLQVRNPDLLAYVSQTTLSVDDTADIIDALKVRFPNIIEPKKGDICYATTNRQEAVKFLAPQVEVVIVVGSPNSSNSNRLREVADKMGTPAYMVDNAAAIDPAWISGKKRIGVTAGASAPEVLVQAVIDRLKQLGAASVRALEGVEENVTFPLPKGLDGVRQVAFKAEG; from the coding sequence ATGGAAAACGAAATTCTGCTTGCCCAGCCACGCGGCTTTTGCGCTGGCGTGGACCGCGCCATCGAAATCGTCGAGCGCGCCCTGACCCAATTCGGCGCCCCGATCTATGTGCGCCATGAAATCGTGCACAACGCCTATGTCGTGGCCGACCTGCGCACCAAGGGCGCGATCTTCATTGAGCAGCTCGAAGACGTCCCGCCGGGCAACACCCTGGTGTTTTCGGCCCATGGCGTCTCGAAAGCGGTGCGGGCCGATGCCGAAGCGCGCGGCCTGACGATCTTCGACGCCACCTGTCCATTGGTGACCAAGGTGCACGTCGAAGTGGCCAAGATGCGCAAACTCGGCGCCGAGATCATCATGATTGGCCACGACGGCCACCCGGAAGTCGAAGGGACGATGGGCCAGGCTGAAGAAGGCATGCACCTGGTCGAGACGGTTGCCGATGTCGAGAACCTGCAGGTGCGCAACCCTGACCTGCTGGCGTATGTGTCGCAAACCACGTTGTCGGTCGACGACACGGCCGACATCATCGACGCGCTCAAGGTGCGCTTCCCGAACATCATCGAGCCGAAAAAAGGCGACATCTGCTACGCCACCACCAACCGCCAGGAAGCCGTCAAGTTCCTCGCGCCGCAGGTCGAAGTGGTGATCGTCGTCGGTAGCCCCAACAGCTCGAACTCGAACCGCCTGCGCGAAGTGGCCGACAAGATGGGCACGCCTGCCTATATGGTCGACAACGCTGCCGCCATCGATCCGGCCTGGATCTCCGGCAAGAAACGCATCGGCGTCACCGCCGGCGCATCGGCGCCCGAGGTACTGGTGCAAGCCGTGATCGACCGCCTGAAGCAACTGGGCGCGGCCAGTGTGCGCGCCCTCGAAGGCGTTGAAGAGAATGTCACGTTCCCGCTGCCGAAAGGCCTGGATGGCGTTCGGCAGGTTGCCTTCAAGGCGGAAGGCTGA
- the radC gene encoding DNA repair protein RadC translates to MGICDWPEQDRPRERLLRDGPGALSDTELLAIFLRVGVAGKSAVTLAGDTLTHFGSLQRLLHADAGEFGQLHGLGPAKYAQLQAALELARRAVAEQFRREALCSPEAVRHYLRSHFALRTHESFIVLFLDVKNRLINCDEMFRGTLTHTSVYPREVVKAALRRDAAAVILAHNHPSGVAEPSDADLRLTSALTQALSLVEIRVLDHFVVAGSHVHSFAENGQL, encoded by the coding sequence ATGGGAATTTGTGACTGGCCCGAGCAGGACCGCCCCCGGGAGCGCTTGCTGCGCGACGGCCCGGGGGCATTGTCCGACACCGAATTGCTGGCGATCTTTTTGCGCGTAGGCGTGGCCGGGAAAAGCGCCGTGACGCTGGCGGGCGACACCCTCACCCACTTTGGCTCGCTGCAGCGGCTGCTGCATGCCGATGCCGGCGAGTTCGGGCAACTGCACGGGCTCGGGCCGGCCAAGTATGCGCAGCTCCAGGCAGCGCTCGAGCTGGCGCGGCGCGCGGTGGCCGAACAATTCCGGCGCGAGGCGCTGTGCTCGCCCGAGGCGGTGCGGCACTATCTGCGCAGCCACTTCGCACTGCGCACGCATGAATCGTTCATCGTGCTGTTTCTGGATGTGAAGAATCGCCTGATCAATTGCGATGAAATGTTCCGGGGCACGCTCACGCATACCAGCGTCTATCCCCGCGAAGTCGTCAAGGCGGCGCTGCGGCGCGACGCGGCGGCCGTGATCCTGGCGCACAACCATCCATCGGGCGTGGCCGAGCCAAGCGACGCGGATCTGCGGCTGACAAGCGCGCTCACGCAGGCGCTGTCACTGGTCGAGATCCGGGTGCTGGACCATTTCGTGGTGGCGGGCAGTCATGTGCATTCGTTTGCCGAGAATGGGCAGTTGTGA
- the phaP gene encoding TIGR01841 family phasin (Members of this family are phasins (small proteins associated with inclusions such as PHA granules). Note that several different families of phasins have been named PhaP despite very little sequence similarity to each other.) has product MFAIPEQFSTATKTSLESQFALFSSLTSKTFESMEKLVALNISTARASLEESSALTSKLLSAKDPQEFFSLAATQAQPNAEKAMAYSRQLASIASGTGAEFSKAAESQIVEANRKVISLVDEVSKNAPAGSENFVAAVKTAISNANAGYEQFSKTSKQAVEAIETNVNAAVSQFSATAAKATNAATAAAA; this is encoded by the coding sequence ATGTTTGCAATCCCTGAGCAGTTTTCGACCGCCACCAAGACCAGCCTGGAGTCGCAGTTCGCCCTGTTTTCGTCGCTGACGTCGAAGACGTTCGAAAGCATGGAAAAACTGGTCGCCCTGAACATCAGCACCGCACGCGCCAGCCTCGAAGAATCGTCGGCACTCACCAGCAAGCTGCTGAGCGCCAAGGATCCACAAGAATTCTTCTCGCTGGCCGCTACCCAGGCACAGCCAAACGCTGAAAAAGCCATGGCCTACAGCCGTCAGCTGGCGTCGATCGCCAGCGGCACCGGCGCTGAATTCTCGAAAGCAGCCGAAAGCCAGATCGTCGAAGCCAACCGCAAGGTGATTTCGCTGGTCGACGAAGTGAGCAAGAATGCACCGGCCGGTTCGGAGAACTTCGTCGCCGCCGTCAAGACCGCCATCAGCAACGCCAATGCCGGTTACGAGCAGTTCAGCAAGACCTCGAAGCAGGCTGTCGAAGCCATCGAAACCAATGTGAACGCAGCCGTGTCGCAATTCTCGGCCACCGCTGCCAAAGCCACCAACGCCGCAACGGCTGCTGCTGCGTAA
- a CDS encoding ABC transporter ATP-binding protein translates to MSEQVILNIAGVNKRFGGLQALTDVGIRIKQGQIYGLIGPNGAGKTTFFNVITGLYQPDSGTFELAGKAYSPSAPHDVARAGIARTFQNIRLFGEMSALENVMVGRHVRTKQGVLGAILRHKAAREEERAIRVRAQELLDFVGIGQFANRTAKFLSYGDQRRLEIARALATDPQLLALDEPAAGMNATEKLGLRELLVKIKAQGKTVLLIEHDVKLMMGLCDRITVLEYGKQIAEGVPAEIQKNQAVIDAYLGGAH, encoded by the coding sequence ATGAGCGAACAAGTCATTCTCAATATTGCCGGCGTCAACAAGCGCTTCGGCGGCCTGCAGGCGCTGACCGATGTCGGCATCCGGATCAAGCAGGGCCAGATCTACGGCCTGATCGGCCCCAACGGGGCCGGAAAGACCACGTTCTTCAATGTGATCACGGGCCTGTACCAGCCCGACAGCGGCACGTTCGAGCTGGCCGGCAAGGCGTATTCGCCGTCGGCCCCGCACGACGTGGCCAGGGCCGGTATTGCGCGCACGTTCCAGAACATCCGCCTGTTCGGCGAAATGAGCGCGCTGGAAAACGTCATGGTGGGCCGCCATGTTCGTACCAAACAGGGCGTGCTTGGTGCGATCCTGCGCCACAAGGCGGCGCGTGAAGAAGAACGGGCTATCCGTGTGCGCGCCCAGGAACTGCTCGATTTCGTGGGCATTGGCCAGTTCGCCAACCGCACGGCAAAATTTTTGTCGTACGGCGACCAGCGCCGCCTGGAAATTGCGCGCGCGCTGGCGACGGATCCGCAATTGCTGGCGCTGGACGAGCCGGCGGCCGGCATGAACGCCACCGAAAAACTGGGTCTGCGCGAACTGCTCGTCAAGATCAAGGCGCAGGGCAAGACCGTGCTGCTGATCGAGCACGACGTCAAACTGATGATGGGTCTGTGCGACCGTATCACGGTGCTCGAATACGGCAAGCAGATCGCCGAAGGTGTGCCGGCCGAGATCCAGAAGAACCAGGCGGTGATCGACGCCTATCTGGGAGGTGCTCACTGA
- a CDS encoding fatty acid desaturase: MNFFNDTLHAVLSFLSTGLLDFSAWEVVLYTLVVTHITIISVTVYLHRHQAHRALDLHPIPSHFFRFWLWLTTGQVTKEWASIHRKHHAKCDTEEDPHSPQTRGIRKVLFEGAELYRAESKVQETMDKYGHGTPDDWMERHVYTGRSMMGVVAMLVINIALFGIIGLSVWAVQMMWIPITAAGIINGLGHWWGYRNFDCSDAATNIFPWGILIGGEELHNNHHTYATSAKLSSKWYEFDLGWGYIRMLEMVGLAKVKKVAPKPKLAKNKEQADFDTLQSVIANRYDVMAKYAKSVRHAFHEEFEQRKHASGLETRFLKSSRKLMQREPAKLELSQKEQLVELFQHSKALETMHTMRVELGAIWERSHHTRDQLLHQLQDWCNRAEASGIKALQEFSLRLRTYA, translated from the coding sequence ATGAATTTCTTTAACGACACTTTGCACGCTGTGCTGTCGTTCTTGTCGACCGGCCTGCTGGATTTTTCGGCATGGGAAGTCGTTCTGTACACGCTGGTGGTCACGCACATCACCATCATCAGTGTCACTGTGTACCTGCACCGCCATCAGGCGCACCGCGCGCTTGACCTGCATCCGATTCCAAGTCACTTTTTCCGCTTCTGGCTGTGGCTGACCACTGGTCAGGTCACCAAAGAGTGGGCGTCGATCCACCGCAAGCACCACGCCAAGTGCGATACCGAAGAGGATCCGCACAGCCCGCAAACGCGCGGCATCCGCAAGGTGCTGTTCGAAGGCGCCGAACTGTACCGCGCTGAGAGCAAGGTTCAGGAAACCATGGACAAGTATGGCCATGGCACGCCGGACGACTGGATGGAGCGCCACGTATATACCGGCCGCAGCATGATGGGTGTGGTCGCGATGCTGGTGATCAACATTGCGCTGTTTGGCATCATCGGCTTGTCGGTGTGGGCCGTGCAGATGATGTGGATTCCGATCACCGCTGCCGGCATCATCAATGGTCTCGGCCACTGGTGGGGCTACCGCAATTTCGATTGCAGCGATGCCGCGACCAACATCTTCCCATGGGGCATCCTGATTGGTGGCGAAGAGTTGCACAACAATCACCACACGTATGCCACGTCGGCCAAACTGTCGAGCAAGTGGTATGAGTTCGACCTGGGCTGGGGTTATATCCGCATGCTCGAGATGGTGGGCCTGGCCAAGGTCAAGAAAGTGGCGCCGAAGCCAAAGCTTGCAAAGAACAAGGAACAGGCTGACTTCGACACGCTGCAATCGGTGATCGCCAACCGTTACGACGTGATGGCCAAGTACGCGAAATCGGTGCGTCACGCGTTCCATGAAGAATTTGAGCAGCGCAAGCACGCAAGTGGCCTGGAAACGCGCTTCCTGAAAAGCTCGCGCAAGCTGATGCAACGTGAACCTGCGAAGCTGGAGTTGTCGCAGAAAGAGCAGCTGGTCGAGCTGTTCCAGCACAGCAAGGCGCTCGAAACCATGCACACTATGCGTGTGGAACTGGGCGCAATCTGGGAACGTTCGCACCACACCCGCGATCAGTTGCTGCATCAGTTGCAAGACTGGTGCAACCGCGCCGAGGCGTCGGGCATCAAGGCGCTTCAAGAGTTCTCATTGCGCCTGCGCACCTATGCCTGA
- a CDS encoding ABC transporter ATP-binding protein: MALLTFDTQHKPRQAYTSMAIVLVLLLIFPFFAAQFGNSWVRIIDIALLYIMLALGLNIVVGFAGLLDLGYIAFFAVGAYLVGLFSSPQFAALLESVIYYSPAIGEALVAFFGPEIQQNGIHLSLWAIVPLAALSAALCGALLGAPTLKLRGDYLAIVTLGFGEIIRIFMNNLNDPINFTNGPQGINMIDPIRVFGVSLAGEAGSNATVHIGSYAMPSVNAYYFLFLALVIASIFITGRLQHSRLGRAWVAIREDEIAAKAMGINTRNVKLLAFAMGASFGGVAGAMFGAFQGFVSPESFSLTESIAVLAMVVLGGIGHIPGVVLGGVLLAALPEVLRHVVDPAQQALFGKVIIEAEVLRQLLYGLALVLIMLVRPAGLWPSPNKEERPNAALARDDEEASTT; the protein is encoded by the coding sequence ATGGCACTCCTGACGTTCGACACCCAGCACAAGCCGCGCCAGGCCTACACTAGCATGGCGATCGTGCTGGTGCTGCTCCTGATCTTCCCGTTCTTTGCCGCGCAATTCGGTAACTCGTGGGTGCGCATCATCGACATCGCGCTGCTGTACATCATGCTCGCGCTTGGCCTGAACATCGTGGTGGGCTTCGCCGGCCTGCTCGACCTGGGCTATATCGCGTTCTTCGCCGTCGGCGCCTACCTGGTCGGCCTGTTCTCGTCGCCGCAGTTCGCCGCGCTGCTGGAATCGGTGATCTATTACTCGCCCGCCATCGGCGAGGCACTGGTCGCGTTCTTCGGCCCCGAGATCCAGCAGAACGGCATCCACCTGTCGCTGTGGGCGATCGTGCCGCTGGCAGCCTTGTCCGCCGCGCTGTGCGGCGCGCTGCTGGGCGCTCCGACGCTCAAATTGCGCGGTGACTACCTCGCCATCGTGACGCTGGGCTTTGGCGAGATCATCCGGATCTTCATGAACAACCTGAACGACCCGATCAACTTCACCAACGGGCCGCAGGGGATCAATATGATCGACCCGATCCGCGTCTTCGGGGTGTCGCTGGCGGGCGAGGCGGGCTCCAACGCCACCGTGCACATCGGCAGCTACGCGATGCCGTCCGTGAACGCGTATTACTTCCTGTTCCTGGCGCTGGTGATTGCGTCGATCTTCATCACCGGTCGCCTGCAGCATTCGCGCCTGGGCCGCGCCTGGGTGGCGATCCGCGAAGATGAGATCGCCGCCAAGGCGATGGGCATCAATACCCGCAACGTCAAGCTGCTTGCCTTTGCGATGGGCGCCTCGTTTGGCGGCGTGGCCGGCGCGATGTTCGGCGCGTTCCAGGGTTTTGTTTCGCCGGAATCGTTCTCGCTGACCGAGTCGATCGCCGTGCTGGCCATGGTGGTGCTCGGCGGCATCGGCCACATCCCGGGCGTCGTGCTGGGCGGCGTGTTGCTGGCGGCCCTGCCGGAAGTGCTGCGCCACGTGGTCGACCCGGCCCAGCAGGCGCTGTTCGGCAAGGTGATCATCGAAGCCGAAGTGCTGCGCCAGTTGCTGTACGGCCTGGCGCTGGTATTGATCATGCTGGTGCGCCCGGCCGGCCTGTGGCCGTCGCCCAACAAGGAAGAGCGGCCCAACGCCGCGCTGGCGCGTGACGACGAAGAAGCGAGTACCACATGA
- a CDS encoding DUF418 domain-containing protein: protein MTSSSLPALSPTNDRLDALDVLRGFALIGICIANVEFFNRPVVESGQGIPAGLYGLDWLVAFLVAYLVSGKFWTIFSLLFGIGFALMLERARVAGRPFAPTYGRRVGVLLAIGLLHHTLLWSGDILISYAAGALALMLALLAPARVLVIALIACLALPQVPGLGLLGWLLAPVVLASLVALYLRTRQAWLFPLVTIGAGLLMLLAALIAASGSKGDDTTMLTAVGAIFTGLGLLALWRGPAEQKPLRIGVQIVMLTYCLIAVEAGMRHFAPAVGQTAGASSTDSVGSAGSAHADGKSLSADSGRVLRYQEQVARSIEERVVLTQGSYPDAVAMRFKQLDERMVDEVGFSVLLVGVFLIGIWFVRSGVIAHAAEHKPLYRRLAIVGIPLGIGLGLLGSLIATGRPPGVNDGGHDLAHALLSLGSLPAALGYIGLIMLMLYSHGALTRIRLLAPFGRMALSNYLTQSLVFSLLFYAHGMGLWGIGRTAQVGIALGLCALQIGLSHWWLARYQYGPAEWLWRALTYLTLPPMRKKSRGQKSRGQV, encoded by the coding sequence ATGACCAGCTCTTCCCTGCCCGCCCTCTCCCCCACCAACGACCGCCTCGACGCCCTGGATGTACTGCGCGGCTTTGCGCTGATCGGCATCTGCATCGCCAACGTCGAATTTTTCAACCGGCCCGTGGTCGAATCCGGGCAAGGCATCCCAGCTGGCCTCTACGGCCTGGACTGGCTCGTGGCGTTTCTTGTCGCGTACCTGGTCAGCGGCAAGTTCTGGACGATCTTTTCGCTGCTGTTCGGCATTGGCTTCGCGCTGATGCTCGAGCGCGCCCGCGTGGCCGGGCGGCCGTTTGCACCCACGTACGGCCGCCGGGTCGGCGTGCTGCTGGCGATCGGCTTGTTGCACCACACCTTGCTGTGGAGCGGCGATATCCTGATCAGTTATGCGGCTGGCGCGCTCGCGTTGATGCTCGCCCTGCTGGCGCCAGCGCGCGTGCTGGTGATTGCCCTCATTGCCTGCCTCGCGCTGCCGCAAGTTCCAGGGCTGGGCCTGCTGGGCTGGCTGCTGGCACCCGTCGTCCTGGCATCGCTGGTCGCGCTGTACCTGCGCACGCGGCAAGCCTGGTTGTTTCCACTGGTGACGATCGGCGCCGGTCTGTTGATGTTGCTGGCGGCACTGATCGCCGCCTCGGGCAGCAAGGGCGACGACACAACGATGCTGACCGCGGTGGGCGCCATCTTCACGGGCCTTGGCCTCCTTGCCTTATGGCGCGGACCGGCCGAGCAGAAGCCGCTACGCATCGGCGTCCAGATCGTGATGCTGACCTATTGCCTGATCGCGGTAGAAGCCGGCATGCGGCACTTTGCACCTGCCGTTGGGCAGACCGCGGGCGCCAGCAGCACCGATAGCGTTGGGAGCGCTGGTAGCGCCCATGCTGATGGCAAGTCCCTGTCTGCCGACAGTGGCCGCGTTTTGCGCTACCAAGAACAAGTCGCACGCAGCATTGAAGAACGCGTCGTGCTGACGCAGGGCAGCTATCCGGATGCAGTCGCAATGCGGTTCAAGCAACTGGACGAACGCATGGTGGACGAGGTCGGGTTCTCGGTGTTGCTGGTGGGCGTGTTCCTGATCGGTATCTGGTTCGTGCGATCGGGGGTGATTGCACATGCAGCCGAGCACAAACCGCTCTACCGACGCCTCGCCATTGTTGGGATCCCGCTAGGCATCGGACTTGGCCTGCTTGGCAGCCTGATCGCGACGGGCCGGCCGCCTGGCGTCAACGACGGTGGCCATGATCTTGCCCACGCCCTGCTGTCACTGGGCAGCTTGCCCGCCGCGCTTGGCTATATTGGCTTGATTATGCTGATGCTGTACAGCCATGGCGCGTTGACACGAATCCGCCTGCTGGCGCCGTTCGGACGCATGGCACTGAGCAATTACCTGACGCAATCGCTCGTATTTTCACTGTTGTTCTATGCCCACGGAATGGGGCTATGGGGCATCGGGCGGACAGCGCAAGTCGGCATTGCGCTAGGACTATGCGCGCTGCAGATCGGCCTGAGCCACTGGTGGCTGGCACGTTACCAGTACGGCCCAGCCGAATGGCTCTGGCGCGCACTGACCTATCTGACCTTGCCACCAATGCGCAAAAAAAGCCGGGGTCAAAAAAGCCGGGGTCAGGTCTGA
- a CDS encoding FKBP-type peptidyl-prolyl cis-trans isomerase, with protein MANAAPVVNESSYLTLHYRLAVAGGSDVITTFNGTPATLLLGQGQLAPFLEERLIGLPEGTHQTFELSAQEAFGERNPELIQSVSKATLEENSVPGADYLVGEVVEFNAPKGGRFAGVLLEMRDDSALFDFNHPMAGRALQFEVKLISVL; from the coding sequence ATGGCCAACGCTGCTCCTGTCGTCAATGAATCCTCGTACCTGACACTGCATTACCGCCTGGCTGTTGCCGGTGGTTCTGATGTGATCACCACCTTCAATGGCACGCCGGCCACGCTGTTGCTCGGTCAGGGCCAGCTCGCGCCATTCCTCGAAGAGCGCCTGATCGGCCTGCCCGAAGGCACGCACCAGACCTTCGAGCTCAGCGCGCAGGAAGCGTTCGGTGAACGTAACCCTGAGCTGATCCAGTCGGTGTCGAAAGCGACGCTGGAAGAAAATTCGGTGCCGGGCGCCGATTATCTGGTCGGCGAAGTGGTCGAGTTCAATGCGCCGAAGGGCGGCCGGTTTGCCGGCGTGCTGCTTGAAATGCGCGATGACTCGGCCCTGTTCGACTTCAACCATCCGATGGCTGGCCGGGCGCTCCAGTTCGAAGTGAAACTGATTTCGGTGCTGTAA